From the genome of candidate division KSB1 bacterium:
AAGGTGAGTTGGCACCGTCGCCGAGTACACAAGCACGAACAGGGCCTCCCCCAGACCTGACCCTCCTGGCGTGGGGAGAAAAGAAAGAAGGAACAGGAGCAGGGCGCTGAGTGCCAGCCCTGCGACGATGCTCGCTGGCAATGCCATCGCCCGCAGCACCGCCCACAATATCACCACCTGCGAAGCGTACAGCAATCCGCTGAACACGAGCGTGAGGACCAACCTACTGACTTGGGTGCCGAAGAGCATGCGGAAGCTATCCCGAGCGTGCAGCACATTCCTGTTCACTTTGTTCCGGAACCGCCTTCGCCCGCGTAGCACCCCCACACTGCTGAGGAGCCCGGCCGACAAAGCGCCAAGGGTTGCCAGGACTCGCGGCTTCAGCAGCGCCGCTACGCCCAGGCCGCTGAGAGTCAGGAACACTACCCCCGTGAGGAGCATAAGGGTGCGGATCGCCGGCTCTGCACTCACCAGGTTTCGCAGCAGGAGAAGGGAGACCAGCGCCCCAAAGAGGATGAAGAGACCGGAGCAAAGGAGCCTGGTGATGACCACCGAGGTTCCTCGGCCAGAAGCAAGTTGGTGCCGGCGGAGTACATAGACCACCGCCAAGTGCCCACCAGTGCTGAAGGGAGTCACCATGTTGCCGAACGTGCTGAGGGCAGCCAGCTTGCACCCTTGCCAAAGGGTGAGGGTTGCTCCGGCAGCGCGCGTAAGCACCATGACCCTAGCACCGTCTAAGACGAGCCCGGCTGCAGCCAGCGCCAGCAACACACCAATGTAGGGCAGACGCAATTCGGCCAGCGCTGCCAGCGTCTTGCCGCTGCCGGTCAAGACAAAGATGAGGAGGATGGAGCTGATGCTCAACCCCACCGACAGCCACAGGCGCCGCATTGGTCTGGACACAGCCACGGGTCACCTCACGCCAAACACCCTGCTGGTCACCTCCTGCGCATGCCGATAGTCATCGAAGGTGTCCACCTCTACGCATGCCAGGGGCGAGATGTCCAGGCCGTACAGCCTGAGCCCCTGGTCAATGACAGCCTGGAACGCCGCCTCGTAGAATTCCCCGAGTCCGGTGCCGCTGCTCATTCTGCGGGATAGTTCCGCAAATAGCGCGCTAGCAAACTCAACGCTGAACTTCTCGATGCCGATGGATTCACCGGTCGCCTGCTGCACTGGGATCGCCTTGCTAATGGAGCGCACCCACCCGTCTCCGTCTACCATCACCTTCATGTCCTCTTCTGTCCAGTGGCCGGCGGTGCGCACGGCCAGCGCATCTCGGTGTGCGACCCCCATGAGCATGGCAAGAATCCGCCGGTCAAACAAAATGTCCGCGTCTAACAGCAGGAAAGGACCTCGCACGGCATCCCGCGCTAACCACAAGGAGTAAGCGTTGTTGGTCACGGCAAAATCGCTGTTGTGCACCCAGTGCACACG
Proteins encoded in this window:
- a CDS encoding flippase-like domain-containing protein, which produces MSRPMRRLWLSVGLSISSILLIFVLTGSGKTLAALAELRLPYIGVLLALAAAGLVLDGARVMVLTRAAGATLTLWQGCKLAALSTFGNMVTPFSTGGHLAVVYVLRRHQLASGRGTSVVITRLLCSGLFILFGALVSLLLLRNLVSAEPAIRTLMLLTGVVFLTLSGLGVAALLKPRVLATLGALSAGLLSSVGVLRGRRRFRNKVNRNVLHARDSFRMLFGTQVSRLVLTLVFSGLLYASQVVILWAVLRAMALPASIVAGLALSALLLFLLSFLPTPGGSGLGEALFVLVYSATVPTHLLGVAVLLWRLFYQYLPAALGAIVAAEHSAALMIRGGDSAMRGEHCRELDGRRLGAGG
- a CDS encoding phosphocholine cytidylyltransferase family protein: MQVVLLAAGEARRLRPLTEQTPKCLLEVTEGMSILDVTLENLRWAGLDEVVVVTGFYADKVRSHVARRYPSMRVHWVHNSDFAVTNNAYSLWLARDAVRGPFLLLDADILFDRRILAMLMGVAHRDALAVRTAGHWTEEDMKVMVDGDGWVRSISKAIPVQQATGESIGIEKFSVEFASALFAELSRRMSSGTGLGEFYEAAFQAVIDQGLRLYGLDISPLACVEVDTFDDYRHAQEVTSRVFGVR